GTCTTTGATGTGCGCTTTGTGGTGAGTAGTTGGCATGATTTTTGCGCTTGTGCCTCTTGAGTAACATGTATGACCCGCTAACTGGAAATATGTGGTTGCAGCTTGCCTTGATGTACAACTCATACAGTCTAGATTTCGAATTCATGAATACAATGATGAGCTTTGAGGCGCTTGGATATAGGCTTCAGTGGACCAAGAAGGTTAGCGATTAATCATCCTGATATTGTACTATATTATATTTGGTTTGCCCTGAATCAGAGCGCTGACTACGGTGATCATTTTCAACTGATGCTGCCAGTGCCATACCACAATTCGTGGTCTCTCTATGTTGTTGATGTCGACGAGAAGACGCTACTTGTTAAGGACCCGTGCGAGACCTCAAATGGAGAGGACGCCATGAAACTGAAGCACGAAGATAATGCAAACCACATCATCGAGGGACTCCGTCGATGCATCCATGAAAACATTGCAGGCTGGTATGTGCCAGGTCAAGGGTGGAGGGTGAACTACAATGTAGGGATGCACCCCAACAGCGAAATGTGCGTGCGCTTCTCTGATAATTGCAAAACTACTTAGCAGATGTTGTTAAAATAAGATTTTGAACTGGTTCAACTAAAATTTGTGCAGCCATGACAGCCACCTGCATGTGGTGAACTACATCAGGGAGTTCACGGGCCTGTACATCTACAATCCTCTCACACCGGTACGTGCAGTGTTCATGATGCTCCATACACTATTTTTGAAACGAGTTGTAAGAGGAATCATGGACAACTAGTGATGCTGACGTAGATTACTGCTGCCAAATTTCAGAATCGCCTACACTACTTCCGGCAGATGATTGCTTACGAGGTCATTTCAATGAGGGGAAACAAAGCAGAGCTACCTGATTTTATGCTAGAGGTGGTGCCATTCTGAagaaaggaaacaaagaagattgcAAGATGTCTGGATTCACCAGCTCCATCAAGTAGTAAACGCTGGACAGGGAACATTAGCTACCATCCCAAAGTACTTCAACCCGTGTGGTAGTGGTTCCATCACTTTTCGGTTTGCTGCAAAAGTTTGCGAGACTAGTCCATGAAGCGGCGCGACATGGTGGAAATGTTAGCTGCCATCCCCATGGTGTGGTAGTGGTTCCCCCTGCGGTTCGAATTAAAGCCCTAACTGATTATGGGCGCATGAAATAGACATGTTTAAGTTTGGTATCAGGCTGAATTAAGAACCCTATATGTAGAACTTTCGTTTGTTGGGAGCAATGTTTGTTCGGACCGATGTTTGTTCGGTTTATTTGGTGGATGCATGGTTTGTTACCTAAAAAATGCATGCGTTGGTGAGTTCAGTAGACATAGACCATGTATCGCCTGAAAATTTTGGTATGCAAAGATCGTGTCATCTTGTGAAGGATGGGCTGATAGATTTTGTAATAACCTATCCTCACAGAATGATTGATTGAGACCACGGATGATATACTGCCTGCATGTATCGCGAATTTGGGAGGTGTTTGTTGCAATGGCATATCACTGAATATTTGGAAGGGTTCATCCAATGTTGATTTGGGGATGAATTAATGTTCACTTTGTACGTGCCTGAAAGCTTTGGACGGGAACAAGGCTTGTTTCAAAAATTAATTGTCAATCCTTGTTACCAAACCAGGCTCATTCGGCTAGAAATGGTAAATTGGTTCATATATTAATATATGTGTGTGAACATGGTTCCAAGGTACACATAATACAACAGCTAGGGCGACGAATTCGGCAGCTATTCATTGCCACAACATGAGACCAAATGGTTGGTGTGATTTATCTGTTGTTGATTTGGAAATGAATTTATTTTAATTTAGTGGGATTACATGACTTTACTACTAAATGAACACAATGCCCATGTTCACAGTCGTTGTTGACCCTTGGAAACAAACCAGGCTCGCATGGCAGGGCAGATAAATGGAAGTTGAAATTTGCAAACGAACGAGCAAGGCCAAATAATGATAGTTGGTCCGATGATTGATATACGACTGAACATAGATCCAGGGTACACACATCTGACATGGTAGATATATGATAGGTGCCAAATGCTGGGGGATTTGAATTGATGCTTACATACATGCTCGCAGGTCCGACATACAGAACCCATGCTACGAACATAACTTTGTAATCTACTGGATAAACCATGCAACAAGACTAAAGCCGGCAACGCATTCAACATAACTCCCTACTAGTCAAATGCATAATCTGAAGGAGCTAGGACCTTCCAGAATGCATCATGGATGAGGGAAGAGAAGTTTCCCTGGAACTTGAGGCATTCATGCAGGGCATCCCATTTCGTTTTGGACACAGTATACTGTGCATTGGCGAATGGTTTGCACTAGTAAGCTAGCAGATATAATGTGCGAAACATGGGAGACATAGATTGGAAATGTGTGTACCTTGGTGAGTGGCATTTTCAGCTTGTGAGCACCAAAGTGCCTTGCCACAAGGAGGACACACCCGCCTGTGTCGGCACTGCATCACATTTGAAGGGTTATGGGAGGGTCGGGGGGCGAATAAGAAATCAGTCTTTAGTATGGACCGTAAAAATATTGCATGGTATAAAAAAGGTTGAGCTTGTATTACCAGGAGAAAATGCAGTCGGTCATGGAAGGGAACTTGAGAGTCCAATTATCCTTGCTAGTTGGCCATCCAGCGTAGAATTCATTCAGACAAGTGAACAATGCATCATGCAGCTTCCATGCTATAATCTCGTCGTGTTGCCCCGTGGGTGGGCAGGCTAACTTGTTGTGGTACAGTGGGTCAATCACCCAGATGACCCTAGTCAGCATGTTGAAGAAAACAGCCATCCAGCCCTCTGGCCGTGGAACAGGTGTGTAAAACTGTAAGCAGAAAACAATGATTGTCAGATTTGATGAGTCAGGGCATTTGGGTGTAGGCATGATAGCTGGGCTGTATTACATACCAGCTCCACTAAAGTGAGATCATACTTAAGCGAATCAGCAACAAGCTGGTTCTGGATCGACACGGTGTGGAGGAAATCGTACTCTGCTAGGACAAGCGTATGCCACAAAATGCACAAGCATGGTTTCCCGGAATGAAAAAATGGTCTCATGACATACCATTGTAGCTGAGATAATTAAAATGGATATATGTCTTAGACTTGCATCTTTACCGGGAAATCTGGCTCGATAGGGTGACGCCAGGTAAGATATGGGCATTCTGGATCATATTGCTGGTCGATCTGAGAATATCGACGAAGGATTACAGACATCAACTCGTGATCAATTAGGGTCTCCCCCCTAGTTGTTCTTTCATTGCCACTCTAGTGACGCGTGCAAACCTCGGCATCTCATGAACCAGGAAATTCCTGATAAAGGCAACATAATTAGTACATGGTGTTGGCGCAACAAAAATCGTGTATGATCTAGTAGGAGGTATTTTGCGTGGACACTGACCTCCATAATTCTTGCACGGATGACGATGCAAAAAACTGAAGGATAAGTTCAGATATATCATTGCAGGGGGTGGCGGGACGACACCCCTGCCCCAAGGATCAGTTTGGAACCCAGGGTGCTGAACATACTTGCGGCCAGGTAGCTCTTCCCGCCGCTCACTGAAAACTGTAGTACTACCATCATTGGGCAGATTGATGAATAGTTCACTGATTGCTCGCAAGGTGAACTGGGCAAAACGAACAATCGACATGTTGATATCCGCGGGAGATTCCCCTTCAGAGCAGTGGCGCTTGCGCAGGGGATCAGGTGTATCCCCGCAACGAGTTCTCTTGGAGGTAGAGCTATCACCTGCATTCATTGCGGGGCAGTCCGGTGTGAGATGCGGGAAGATGTGACTGAAAATACACACAGGGAAACCATGAAGACAGACTGACCTTCACATACAGACATGTCCAGCCTGACACCGGGTATGTTGGGGCGAGCAGGTGTCGTGGCGGTCATAGCTGAAAAAAGTGGTGCATTAAAGATTAACTATGGGAAACCTGCTAAGCTTATTACTTGATGAAAAGTACAAAAAGTCTTGCCTTGTGGTTCTGGGATAGCTCTTGCTGGACAATCAGAAAAGCCTCTAATGGAACTACATATGCACCTCTTGGAAAGTGCATTGAAAAGTTTATCTGCAAATTTAAACATGTCCAATTGAGCGTTTGCACGAGCTATATTTATGTGATGTTGTACCCGGGCATTCTGTTCATTGAGCAGTACAGTGATCTCATCCGATGCCTGCAGAAAATGGGAGTAGAttgtgatgagttatgcatgatttTGGTCTACAAAAAACATTGAATAGGATGTGCCTACATGTGAGCAAATGTTGTTACCGTACCAAGTTGGGATAGCGTGTGCGGAGGTAGTGTGTGAAATCAATAGGCCCAAGCGTGCGATTGGTGTATGTACATCTAATACATTGTGCGTGGGTGTCACTGTTGCATTGTCATTTCGGGAGAACTGATGTGCGCCACATGCAGCGGATGCGCTGTTGCCACCGCTGTTGGTGCCTGCAAGAAGGGTGTTGGGTTGGTCCTGAGGATACTTCTGCCAGGCATAGCAAACATCTTCTGCCGCACGTAGCTGCATTAGATAAGAGTGAGATTAATGTGAAAAAAATGGTTGCATCATACAAAGATACAGTGTGATTAATCCAGAGAGCAATGAAACCTTGTTGTTTGAATGTGATGTGGGGTTCTTCCCAATGTCAGTGGACATTGTGATCATGTTCCTAATGCTGTCCTGATCAAATTCACTTATACGGGGGAGCACATTATGCTTCTTATTGAAAATGCCTAAGTCAATACTGTGCAGGAAGAACACCTGATAAAAAAATCAGAGCAGAAAAAGTTAGACCCCATCAAGAAGGACAACATATATTACATGTAAAACACATGCTGACCTGAAGAAAAAGGTGACAACCAACAAGGTTAGTGCCTGGATTGTTTGAAAGCATGTCCTTCTTGAGACGTCTAACAGCTTCTAGCAAGCACTGAAGCACGTACTCACACAAATTGAACTGTGATATTGTTTCGGTGTTTGCAAGGGCACCCCAAAAATCAATGGTGGC
This portion of the Triticum dicoccoides isolate Atlit2015 ecotype Zavitan chromosome 7A, WEW_v2.0, whole genome shotgun sequence genome encodes:
- the LOC119327670 gene encoding uncharacterized protein LOC119327670 isoform X4: MRPFFHSGKPCLCILWHTLVLAEYDFLHTVSIQNQLVADSLKYDLTLVELFYTPVPRPEGWMAVFFNMLTRVIWVIDPLYHNKLACPPTGQHDEIIAWKLHDALFTCLNEFYAGWPTSKDNWTLKFPSMTDCIFSCADTGGCVLLVARHFGAHKLKMPLTKYTVSKTKWDALHECLKFQGNFSSLIHDAFWKVLAPSDYAFD
- the LOC119327670 gene encoding uncharacterized protein LOC119327670 isoform X3; translated protein: MRPFFHSGKPCLCILWHTLVLAEYDFLHTVSIQNQLVADSLKYDLTLVELFYTPVPRPEGWMAVFFNMLTRVIWVIDPLYHNKLACPPTGQHDEIIAWKLHDALFTCLNEFYAGWPTSKDNWTLKFPSMTDCIFSCADTGGCVLLVARHFGAHKLKMPLTKTQQEHSGAAQKRTVSVWLGSRERAAARRSGATHARQAAASKAAAW
- the LOC119327670 gene encoding uncharacterized protein LOC119327670 isoform X1, which encodes MRPFFHSGKPCLCILWHTLVLAEYDFLHTVSIQNQLVADSLKYDLTLVELFYTPVPRPEGWMAVFFNMLTRVIWVIDPLYHNKLACPPTGQHDEIIAWKLHDALFTCLNEFYAGWPTSKDNWTLKFPSMTDCIFSCADTGGCVLLVARHFGAHKLKMPLTKLDVAIIDFETIVHATHMIQLPVDPPAKSGQCRCCMCANIDHNKKYLYMEFDSTDESRLEARQNT
- the LOC119327670 gene encoding uncharacterized protein LOC119327670 isoform X2; the protein is MPISYLASPYRARFPEYDFLHTVSIQNQLVADSLKYDLTLVELFYTPVPRPEGWMAVFFNMLTRVIWVIDPLYHNKLACPPTGQHDEIIAWKLHDALFTCLNEFYAGWPTSKDNWTLKFPSMTDCIFSCADTGGCVLLVARHFGAHKLKMPLTKLDVAIIDFETIVHATHMIQLPVDPPAKSGQCRCCMCANIDHNKKYLYMEFDSTDESRLEARQNT
- the LOC119327668 gene encoding uncharacterized protein LOC119327668, translated to MSDVGSSLGGAAGGGEDGRAISDGSEVQIQDQQPVPPPMPTSRISVKHAVEVIQTFDEYKRWLVQEIGFGGMLKLPMRQKLNLKFSAWTMSKVSVFQRAIILSELKKLKFWPEDVHKVFGIPCGHRSIRGRDGHITPDAIQFIKKTLGMDKKGVHSLRAAEEFLLRDVSETSSKLEKDCFQIAFVIFVMGHVLAPTTKHDYATIDFWGALANTETISQFNLCEYVLQCLLEAVRRLKKDMLSNNPGTNLVGCHLFLQVFFLHSIDLGIFNKKHNVLPRISEFDQDSIRNMITMSTDIGKNPTSHSNNKLRAAEDVCYAWQKYPQDQPNTLLAGTNSGGNSASAACGAHQFSRNDNATVTPTHNVLDVHTPIARLGLLISHTTSAHAIPTWHRMRSLYCSMNRMPGYNIT